One segment of Brassica napus cultivar Da-Ae chromosome C3, Da-Ae, whole genome shotgun sequence DNA contains the following:
- the LOC111212082 gene encoding protein HOTHEAD-like isoform X2: MSFQIFLLFLIVLFVTFISHASCFPDQAGYYSFTKDAKLAPMFARFDYIIVGGGTSGCALAATLSQNASVLVLERGGSPYENPAATDIGNFATTLSNTSPKSWSQLFISEDGVYNTRARVLGGGSVLNAGFYTRAGDDYVKEAEWEGGEVEAAYEWVEEKVTFQPPVMGWQTALKDGLLEAGEFPYNGFTYDHINGTKIGGTIFDQAGHRHTAANLLEYANPDTLAVYLHATVHKILFTTKGRPRPKAYGVIFQDANGVLHKAELAKTAMNEVILSAGAIGSPQLLMLSGVGPMAHLASHGIKPMVLDHPMVGQGMGDNPMNAIFIPSPTPVEVSLIQVVGITKYDNYIEGASGVIFSYSWTRNYFNGILNYLNEASRTNTSTTLSTQSITDFFKSVHPLLSATTKAGLILQKVAGPVSRGHLELRNTNPNDNPSVRFNYYQEPEDLRKCVEGITTIIKVVNSNAFSKFKYPDATIHGLLNLILSIPTNLRPRHVTSAFDLRQFCIDTVMTIWHYHGGCQVGRVVDKNYKVLGIDGLRVIDGSTFLKSPGTNPQATVMMLGRYMGQKISREREAFHKKDEEA; this comes from the exons atgagttttcaaatatttttgctaTTTCTCATAGTTCTCTTCGTAACCTTCATCTCCCATGCCTCGTGTTTTCCAGATCAAG CTGGGTACTATAGTTTTACGAAAGATGCAAAACTCGCACCAATGTTCGCTCGCTTTGACTACATAATCGTCGGAGGAGGAACCTCCGGTTGCGCGCTAGCCGCAACGCTCTCTCAAAACGCTAGCGTTTTGGTTCTTGAGCGCGGCGGCTCGCCATACGAAAACCCGGCGGCGACGGATATAGGAAACTTCGCCACAACACTCTCAAACACATCACCCAAGTCATGGTCGCAGCTTTTCATCTCCGAAGACGGCGTTTACAACACACGCGCGCGTGTTCTAGGAGGAGGCTCGGTGCTAAACGCTGGATTCTACACACGTGCCGGGGATGACTACGTGAAGGAGGCTGAGTGGGAGGGGGGTGAAGTGGAAGCTGCTTACGAGTGGGTCGAGGAGAAAGTAACGTTTCAACCGCCGGTGATGGGATGGCAAACGGCGTTGAAAGATGGGCTTTTGGAGGCTGGAGAGTTTCCGTACAATGGTTTCACGTACGATCATATCAATGGGACCAAGATCGGCGGTACGATATTTGATCAAGCCGGTCATAGACATACTGCTGCTAATTTGTTGGAGTATGCTAATCCGGACACGCTTGCTGTCTATTTGCATGCTACAGTTCACAAGATCCTCTTCACAACCAAAG GAAGGCCAAGGCCAAAAGCATACGGAGTTATATTTCAAGACGCAAATGGAGTGTTACACAAGGCAGAGCTGGCGAAAACCGCAATGAACGAGGTGATTTTGTCAGCGGGTGCCATCGGCAGCCCACAGCTGCTGATGCTGAGCGGCGTGGGTCCTATGGCTCATCTTGCATCCCATGGGATTAAACCGATGGTCTTAGATCATCCAATGGTCGGACAGGGGATGGGAGATAATCCGATGAATGCCATCTTTATTCCCTCTCCTACCCCCGTGGAGGTTTCTCTAATACAAGTAGTTGGGATCACAAAATATGATAATTACATCGAAGGAGCAAGTGGCGTAATCTTCTCTTATAGTTGGACTCGTAATTACTTCAATGGTATTTTGAATTATCTCAACGAG GCAAGCCGTACTAATACATCTACAACACTCTCGACTCAATCCATCACAGATTTTTTCAAATCTGTACATCCGTTATTGAGTGCAACAACAAAAGCCGGGTTGATCCTCCAGAAAGTGGCTGGACCGGTCTCGAGAGGTCACTTGGAGCTTAGGAACACAAACCCAAATGATAATCCTTCAGTGAGATTTAACTACTACCAAGAGCCAGAGGATCTAAGGAAATGTGTTGAAGGGATTACTACAATTATTAAAGTGGTTAACTCCAATGCATTTTCAAAATTCAAGTACCCCGACGCGACTATACATGGCTTGCTCAATCTAATACTAAGCATTCCCACTAATCTAAGACCGAGACACGTAACCTCGGCGTTTGATTTAAGACAGTTTTGCATAGACACTGTGATGACTATTTGGCATTACCATGGAGGTTGCCAAGTTGGAAGAGTGGTAGACAAGAATTACAAAGTTTTAGGTATTGATGGTTTAAGGGTTATAGATGGATCAACATTTCTCAAGTCTCCGGGGACTAACCCTCAAGCTACGGTTATGATGCTTGGAAG GTATATGGGACAAAAGATTTCTCGAGAGAGGGAAGCTTTCCACaaaaaggatgaagaagcatGA
- the LOC111212082 gene encoding protein HOTHEAD-like isoform X1, whose product MSFQIFLLFLIVLFVTFISHASCFPDQAGYYSFTKDAKLAPMFARFDYIIVGGGTSGCALAATLSQNASVLVLERGGSPYENPAATDIGNFATTLSNTSPKSWSQLFISEDGVYNTRARVLGGGSVLNAGFYTRAGDDYVKEAEWEGGEVEAAYEWVEEKVTFQPPVMGWQTALKDGLLEAGEFPYNGFTYDHINGTKIGGTIFDQAGHRHTAANLLEYANPDTLAVYLHATVHKILFTTKGRPRPKAYGVIFQDANGVLHKAELAKTAMNEVILSAGAIGSPQLLMLSGVGPMAHLASHGIKPMVLDHPMVGQGMGDNPMNAIFIPSPTPVEVSLIQVVGITKYDNYIEGASGVIFSYSWTRNYFNGILNYLNEMQASRTNTSTTLSTQSITDFFKSVHPLLSATTKAGLILQKVAGPVSRGHLELRNTNPNDNPSVRFNYYQEPEDLRKCVEGITTIIKVVNSNAFSKFKYPDATIHGLLNLILSIPTNLRPRHVTSAFDLRQFCIDTVMTIWHYHGGCQVGRVVDKNYKVLGIDGLRVIDGSTFLKSPGTNPQATVMMLGRYMGQKISREREAFHKKDEEA is encoded by the exons atgagttttcaaatatttttgctaTTTCTCATAGTTCTCTTCGTAACCTTCATCTCCCATGCCTCGTGTTTTCCAGATCAAG CTGGGTACTATAGTTTTACGAAAGATGCAAAACTCGCACCAATGTTCGCTCGCTTTGACTACATAATCGTCGGAGGAGGAACCTCCGGTTGCGCGCTAGCCGCAACGCTCTCTCAAAACGCTAGCGTTTTGGTTCTTGAGCGCGGCGGCTCGCCATACGAAAACCCGGCGGCGACGGATATAGGAAACTTCGCCACAACACTCTCAAACACATCACCCAAGTCATGGTCGCAGCTTTTCATCTCCGAAGACGGCGTTTACAACACACGCGCGCGTGTTCTAGGAGGAGGCTCGGTGCTAAACGCTGGATTCTACACACGTGCCGGGGATGACTACGTGAAGGAGGCTGAGTGGGAGGGGGGTGAAGTGGAAGCTGCTTACGAGTGGGTCGAGGAGAAAGTAACGTTTCAACCGCCGGTGATGGGATGGCAAACGGCGTTGAAAGATGGGCTTTTGGAGGCTGGAGAGTTTCCGTACAATGGTTTCACGTACGATCATATCAATGGGACCAAGATCGGCGGTACGATATTTGATCAAGCCGGTCATAGACATACTGCTGCTAATTTGTTGGAGTATGCTAATCCGGACACGCTTGCTGTCTATTTGCATGCTACAGTTCACAAGATCCTCTTCACAACCAAAG GAAGGCCAAGGCCAAAAGCATACGGAGTTATATTTCAAGACGCAAATGGAGTGTTACACAAGGCAGAGCTGGCGAAAACCGCAATGAACGAGGTGATTTTGTCAGCGGGTGCCATCGGCAGCCCACAGCTGCTGATGCTGAGCGGCGTGGGTCCTATGGCTCATCTTGCATCCCATGGGATTAAACCGATGGTCTTAGATCATCCAATGGTCGGACAGGGGATGGGAGATAATCCGATGAATGCCATCTTTATTCCCTCTCCTACCCCCGTGGAGGTTTCTCTAATACAAGTAGTTGGGATCACAAAATATGATAATTACATCGAAGGAGCAAGTGGCGTAATCTTCTCTTATAGTTGGACTCGTAATTACTTCAATGGTATTTTGAATTATCTCAACGAG ATGCAGGCAAGCCGTACTAATACATCTACAACACTCTCGACTCAATCCATCACAGATTTTTTCAAATCTGTACATCCGTTATTGAGTGCAACAACAAAAGCCGGGTTGATCCTCCAGAAAGTGGCTGGACCGGTCTCGAGAGGTCACTTGGAGCTTAGGAACACAAACCCAAATGATAATCCTTCAGTGAGATTTAACTACTACCAAGAGCCAGAGGATCTAAGGAAATGTGTTGAAGGGATTACTACAATTATTAAAGTGGTTAACTCCAATGCATTTTCAAAATTCAAGTACCCCGACGCGACTATACATGGCTTGCTCAATCTAATACTAAGCATTCCCACTAATCTAAGACCGAGACACGTAACCTCGGCGTTTGATTTAAGACAGTTTTGCATAGACACTGTGATGACTATTTGGCATTACCATGGAGGTTGCCAAGTTGGAAGAGTGGTAGACAAGAATTACAAAGTTTTAGGTATTGATGGTTTAAGGGTTATAGATGGATCAACATTTCTCAAGTCTCCGGGGACTAACCCTCAAGCTACGGTTATGATGCTTGGAAG GTATATGGGACAAAAGATTTCTCGAGAGAGGGAAGCTTTCCACaaaaaggatgaagaagcatGA